A segment of the uncultured Desulfobulbus sp. genome:
CGATAGGTCAGGGTCGGTGTCCAGGGACACTGCTCGACCTGGTAGCTGATGGAAGCGTACCAGGCGTTGCCGCTCTAATAGCCGGAATCGGTGTCTTCATAGACATATTCCGCCTCAATATTCAGCGGTTTGAGCACCTCAGCTCCACCCATGAGGGCAAAGGGATTGCAGACCGCCACGAAAATCGTAAACCATCATCGAGTCACGGGAGGCAATATCCGACTCCACGGAGTAGACGCCGGCGCCAAGGTAGCCCATACCCTCGGCGGTATAGGCGACATTTCCTCCGCCAACTTTGGTATCGGAATCTGGATTGTCGTCGGCCTCGAAGTAGACCAGATCACCGGTCCAGTTGCCGCTCTTCAGTTTGATGACGCCGGCATAATCGGCACTTTTCCGACCACCGATCCAGTATGCCGGACGTCCCCAACCGGCCCCCCCCCTCGCTGGCGAAGAGGAAACCGTTGCCCACAAGGTAATTTTGCCGGCCAAATGAAATATCAAGGAAGTCTTCACCAAGGGAACTGAACAGGTTACCTGATTTCCAGCCCACATAGGCGTGATCAATGCGCAATGCGCTTTCGGTGTAGCCTACGTTTGAGCCCGCTGCATCATTGCCACCAAAGTTTTTTGCCTGAACCACGTCGAACTGCCCGTAGATGGACTGGCCACTCGGCATAACAAAGTTCACGTCAAGGCCTGGGCGAATGAGCGATTCCCACCACGAGTCGGACTCGTAAATATTGTTGCCGAAACGGGAGTTGCTTTGGGCGAAAACAGCCAGGTCGGCCTCCAGGGTCAGTTTGGCATAGCTTCCGTTGTCGCCGGTGTAAAACTGGAACGGATTATCTTCGGCCTGGACGTTTCCGCCCATGAGGACGGCGGAGAGCAGCATCGGGGCCGCCACCAGGGATACGGTGTTTTTGGTACGCTTTGTCTCTTCTTTCTCCTGTGTTGGTTTATGGGAACATCAACGCTTGGTGAGACCCTCAAAAAGCAATCAATGTTTAGGGCTTTAAGAAAACCCCAAAAAGCTGAATGTCACGTAACGTGAAATCAGTATGTTACGAAGCTTGAAGCGCCGTCTTCTCGTTTATTGTACGAGAACGACGATGTTGATGGCGACAACGAAGAGTCGCGTCCTGCTCCTCCTTTGGGGGAGCAGGTGTCACGCATTCCTTTCTTACATGCCCGTTGGACTGTTTTCCTCTGCATAGGCCCGTTTGAGCATCTTGAAGAGGGAGAATATCATCAGGAAGATGATCACCGAAAATGGCGCTCCGGCAATGATCGCCGCCTTTTGCAGGGCCTGCAGCCCGCCACTGATGAGCAGAACCAGGGCAAGCGAGCCGATAAAGGCGCCCCAGATGAGCTTCATCAAGGTGCTGGGGTTCATGCTGCCGCGAGCCATCTGCATGGCCACGAAAAAGGAGGCAGAGTCGGCCGAGGTGATCAGGAAGATGAGGAGATTGATGAAGACGACATAGCCCATGATGTCACCGAATTGAAAACTCGACAGCAGAACATAGATTCCGCTACCCATATCCGCCTTGAGCGCCTCGGCCATGGGGGCTGTTCCGTTGATCTGCGCAAATTGGGCGGCACCACCGATCACGCTGAACCAGACCAGGGCCACCAGGGTGGGCACAAGAGCGACTCCGAGGATAAATTCACGCAGGGTGCGTCCCTTGGAAATTCGGGCGACAAAACCGCCGCAGAAGGGGCCCCAGGAGATCCACCAGATCCAGTAGAAGACGGTCCACCTGCCCAGCCAGGGTGTTTTGGCGTTGAAGTCGATCCAGAAGGTCTGGTAGACGAAGTTGTTGATATAGCTGCCGGTGGTCTGCACCATGAGGTTGAGCAGGTCGCTGGTGGGGCCCATCACCAAGACGAATCCGCCCCAGAGAAAGGCGATGAAGACGTTGATGTTGCTGAGGTTCTTGATGCCCTTCTCGATTCCGGATACGGCGGACAAGATGTAGCAGATAATAAGAAAAACCATGAACACCGACATCCCGGTGGTGTCCAGACCGGTGCCAAAGATATGCTTGATGCCGGCGTTGATGCTGATAATGCCCAGACCAAGGGCTGTGCTGACGCCGGCAATGGTGGCGAATGCGGCAAGAAATTCGACAAAGCGCCCAAAGGGACTACCGATAATTTTATCGCCGAACAACCCATAGAGGGAAATGGAAACATTCATCGGTTTGCCTTGCCGATACGCCGGAAAGGCGATCGCCAGGCCAACAAGGGCGAAAATTGCCCAGGCGTGGAGCCCCCAATGCATGACACCGATCTCAATTGCCACAGGCATGGCGTCCGGAGTCTGTGACTGGGCCAGATAGGGTGTGTTCATGTAATGCATAACCGGTTCGCCCACGGCCCAGAAGGCGTAGCCAACCCCAACCCCGCAGCTGAACAACATGGCAATCCAGGAAAAATAACTGAATTCCGGCTTGTCTTCGGCCTTTCCCAACTTCAGGTCCCCGTATTTGCTGAAGGCGATATAAATACAGACCACCAGATAGATGGCCACCGAGAGCATGAAATCCCAGTTGAAGTGGGTGGTGATCACTTTCTGTAAGTTTGAAAGCACAGCATCAAATTTGACGGGACTGAACAGTCCAAAAAGGACGGCGGCGAGGGGAATTGCCCCGGTCGACCAGAAGATAACCGGATCCATTTCCCCGAGATATTTTTTCCCAACCCCCTTCTCACCGCTCAAACAGCGGCTCTATTATTATATTCAACGTCTTGAATGGACAAAACGCTCAGCCTTAAAGTTCATTTTTGTCGTTCTCGTTAAAAGACAGGTTTGGCCGAGAAACAACGAGGAGTTTAAATTACACCTTCGTTATGCACAAAAATCTAATGCTTACATTTTGGCCACAAAGCAAATACTATGCCATGAAATATTAATACAGAATAAGGGCGGAAAATGAGCGATTTAGGAAAATCGCGGTAAAACAGGAAGAAAAAACATGGACATTATTGGCCCTTTTTTGCGACGAGAGACAGGACAAAGAGATAAAATTCGGCAGGATAAAGGCGGACAGATTCACCCCTGGAGATATGCTCAAGGCAGATATTGGCTAGAGGTGGTCATTTTCACTGCAGTGAAGAGCAATGCGCCTTTCTCTCCATTAATGTAAAATCCAGAGATCCAGTGTACAAAGTTTGCACAAAATGTAGGCAATCTACATAAATGCACATCAATCTACAACACTACCCCGTGAGCGAGGAGGCGAGCAAAAGAACAAATTTTTCTGGTTTATCAGTACATTGAGAGTTCAGCCCCGCACAGATATGGTTCACCGGTCACTGAAAAAGAGGAACACCCGACTGTTGGGGGCGAAGTGAAGCTCCTTCCCAAGAGTTTTTCGGGAAAACGGCCAACAAACGACCCGATGAGTGTGCATGCACGGGCACACAGACTACACTTAACGCCCCCATCCCCTGCAATGACTTTACAAAAATTTGCTTTCATGACGAAAAACACCCCTTTCCCGATACCGAAAAGAGGGTTTATCCTGTCGCCAATGGGATATCTGCTCTGCACAGGAATTTCTCATTCATACACCACGTGGACCATGCTCTTCCGTATATGCTTGCCTGAGCAGTTTAAAGAGGGAAAAGACCATAAGAAAGATAATCACCGAAAAAGGTGCCCCGGCAACAATCGCCGCCTTCTGCAGTGCCTGCAGCCCGCCGCTGACCAGCAGGACCAGAGCAAGTGAACCGATAAAGGCTCCCCAGAAAAATTTCATCATGGTACTCGGATTCAGGGAGCCGCGAGCCATCTGCATGGCCACGAAAAAAGACGCTGAATCAGTGGAGGTGATAAGGAATATGAGCAGGTACACCAACACCACATAACACATGAGATCGCCGTGCTTCAAACTCGAGAGGAGGACATAGATGCCGCTGCCCATGTCCGCCTTGAGGGCCTCGGCCATCGGGGCCACGCCGTTGATCTGCGCGAATTGGGCAGAACCGCCGACAACGCTGAACCACACCAGGGCGACCAGGGTCGGCACAAGAGCGACTCCGAGGATAAATTCACGCAGGGTACGCCCCCTTGAGATCCGGGCGACAAATCCGCCGCAGTACGGTCCCCAGGATATCCACCAAATCCAGTAGAAGACGGTCCACCAGCCCAACCAGGATGTCTTGTCGTGGAAATCGGTCCAAAAGGTCGCGTAGACAAAATTATTGATATAGCTTCCGGTCGTCTGCACCATGAGGTTGAGCAGATCACTGGTCTGGCCCATCAACAGAATAAATCCTCCCAGAAAAGCGGCAATATAGACATTGATCGTACTGAGGTTCTTCATCCCTTTCTCGATGCCCGCCATGACAGACACAATGTAGCAGCAAATGAGAGTGGCCATGAACACCAACATCCCCACCACCCCCAGGCCAGTCCCGAAGATGTGCTTGATACCGGCATTGATACTGATGACGCCCAACCCAAAAGCGGTGCTGACCCCGACGATGGTGGCAACGGCTGCAAGAAATTCGACAAAACGGCCAAATGGGCTACCAATGATCTTCTCGCCGAAAAGGCCGTAGAGAGAGATGGAAACAGTCATCGGTTTGGATTGCCGATAGGCTGGAAAGGCGATCGCCAGGCCAACGAGGGCAAAAATTGCCCATGCATGCAACCCCCAGTGCATAACGCTTATTTGGATGGCGATCGGCATGGCTTGCGGAGTCTGCGACTTGGCCAGATAGGGGGTGTTCATATAATGGAGGACCGGTTCCGCCACCGCCCAAAAGGCGCACCCTACCCCTATCCCGCAACTAAAGAGCATGGTGAACCAGGAAAATGTGCTGAACTCCGGCTTGTCATCCGCCTTGCCCAACTTCAAGTCCCCGTATTTACTGAAGGCGATATAGATACACACTCCAAGATAGATGGAAACGGAGAGTAGAAAATACCAGTTGAAGTTGCTGGTGATCATTTTTTGCAACCTTGAAAGCACCCCATCCAACTGAATTGGAGCCACTAGCCCAAAGACAATGACAGCAAGTGTGAGCGCTCCGGTGGCCGAAAAGGTAACCGGATCCACATCACCCAGATATCTTCTGAAGGAACCAATTGTCCCTGGTCCTGCAACGGACTTTGGCAACTTTGCCACAACTTTCGAAAACGCCATTCTCCCACTCCCCTTTTCGCAGCTTTCGAGCGGCGATACATTCTTCATTCACAACGCCTGGTTCCTGCAACGAGAAATCTACCGTGATAGCCCCCCTGGCAAGACGCCAGGTCGTCAGCCCCCTGGTTCTGTTTGCAAGGCGTCGCCGTATGCCGGAAAGAACATGAGGATCTATCATCGATCATTTGGTCACGCAGGAAAACGAGCATATCTGTTTTGCGTCCAACTAACAACAACCGTACCAGGACGCATATATTTTTTTCATCGGAAAAACATGGAGTTGCCAACGAAACACAGCTCCACCGGCAGTAGAGGGTCGGTCAACCATGTCCGTGATTACGTCAACATTTGCACGCGGCTGGACAGGCCTTTGAGAATAACTATTCTCAACAACATAAGACCGACACACAATCGGTCACACCTGTCCGATTAGAATGCCTCAGCCAAATCGTGCATGCAGCGGGGCCATGGATTGTTCGTAGGCATCGAGATCAGAACGGAACGGAAGAAGCTTTTTTGAGCAGGCTGAAATATGTGGGGCCTGGTAAAAAAACCAAAAACTGATCATCAGCTGCAGTGAAATCAGCATGTTACTAAGCTCGAAGCGTCGTTTTCGAGGCTTTTTATGAGAGCGAATAAGGAGGAGGGGGCAGAAAATCCACCTGAGAGAACCGGGGACTTCCGGAATTCTCAGAGGTCGGAGCCTATATATTGAAATTTGGCGCTGACAGCACCTATTTGATTCGATATTTGTTCACCCGGCGCTGCAGCGTTCTTCGGCTTATGCCCAGGGCCTTGGCAGTGTTGCCCATGTTCCACTGATTGAGGTTGAGGGCTTTGATGATCATGCTCTTTTCAAAATGGGCCAGATCATCGGCAACCGGTACGGAAAAACTTGATTTGACAATGGAAATTTCAGGGCTCGTTGCATCGTTCTCCTGAGGCACAGATGGGGAGTTAAACGGGGTGAAACTGACCTCCTTGAGGGTGAGATAACGCCTGATCACATTGGTGAGTTCCCGCACATTGCCGGGCCAGTCATGGTCTTCGAACTTCTGGATAATATGGGGCGGAATCTGCGTTCTTTCACCTGTTTCCTCGCGATAAAGATCAAGGAAATGATCGATCAGCAGGGGCAGATCATCGAGCCGTTCCCGTAACGGGGGCATGAGAATGGGGACCGTGTTGATACGATAATAGAAATCCTCGCGCATTGTGCCCAAACGAACCATCTGTCCCAGGTCTCTGTTGGTCGCTGAAATCAAGCGGAAATTGGACTGGAGCACCTTACTTGAGCCAACGGGGCTGAATCCACCACCGTCGAGCACCCGCAGGAGTTTGACCTGCAGGGCGAGAGGCATCTCGCCAATTTCATCAAGAAAGAGGGTTCCGTTGTTGGCTGCCATGAAGTGACCTTCACGGTCGGTGTTGGCCCCGGTAAAGGCACCGCGCACATGTCCGAAGAATTCGCTTTCCATGAGACTTTCCGGAATCGCCCCACAGTTGACCGCAATAAAGGGTTTGTCCTTGCGGTCACTGACATCATGAATCGTCTGCGCCGCAAGCTCCTTGCCTGTGCCGGATTCACCGTGGATGATCACTGGAGCCTTGGTTCCGGCGGCCTGGACGATGCGTTTGTAGACACTCAAAATCGGTTTGCTCTTGCCGATAATCTTGCCGAGCTTGTACCGCTCATCGATGGAAAAGCGCAACCGGGTATTTTCCCTGCGGAGGGCGATCTCCTCGTTTTTTTGATCGGTGATATCGGTGAGCAACCCGTCAAGGGCGACCATCTCTCCTTCCGGGGAGAACAGGGCCTTGCCACGCTCGTGAAACCACCGGTATTCGCCCTGGGCTGAAGGCAGGCGATAGACAAGGTCAAAACCATCGTTTTCCGGAGTCAAGCGGCTCAGTATCTCGGAGTTCCGCTTCTGATCTTCCTCAGGGACGAACTGGCGAAAGGAGTAGACGCCGACCATCTTATCGGTGGAAAATCCGAGGAAATCCCGGGCGCCCTTACTCGCATATTCAAAAGAATAGTTCGCATCGTTGAGACAGCGATACGCCATACCCGGGAGATTATCGAGAAGCGATGAGAGTTGCTCCAATTTTTGACGCAACTCCTCGTTTTCCTTCGTTAACCGAGTAACCTCGTCCGTTGCTGCTTGTTCAACCAAGTCGACCGAAGCTCTTTTCTTTTCCGTCACGTACACCATCCTGCCTTCCCCAGACGTTACCAATCACATGCACTGCCCTTCACAATAAACAAGCACACTCTTTTGCGGCCAATCACGCTGTTTTTTGTTTCACATTGTCATACAGCAAAAATGTGCGCTCTTCCAGCCTCTATTCCCCCCTTGGCCAACAGGAAGCGAAAAAAAAATAATCTTTATTTATTAATCATTGTAGTGGGGCTATGCCTAGGCCACCAAGATAATAAAGGCCGAACGACAGGACCTTTCTCCGGCACTCTCGCATGCATACCGGGGACAGGAAAAGAGAGAAGAATTCGAAGATTGCGCCGGAGCCAAGGACACGCAGGAGAAAGAGTGAACCACTCCATGTTCCTCAACATTTACACCAGCATTCCCCTGTATTTGTGCAAATATCGCAGGGAGAATCGACGCTGGCGGCTTCGTAGCCTGGACCGATACCGAGAAGAAAAGAAACAGACCTGGCGGGAGAGAGTACCTTGTGGGCATTGAGCTCTACTCCAATCTGCGCTAGCGGCAACAGGGCGCAGAGGTCCTGCTGGCATTCAAGGCTCCACCCCTCAATGGCACCCGGGCACAACACACGGCCAACGCCCCAATGGTTGGCTCGGGCAATGCCTTCAACCTCACGGTACACAGCCCGACTCACTTGCAACAAGCCGTAAATACCAACGCAATCGGCGAGATAGCCATCCAACACTTCTCCGCTCCTCGTCCATCGCTGCAGGGTCTGGTCAAACTCTGCCCCGAGGGTTGCCACGCAGCAGAGGGCCCTCTCGGCAGGGGCCAACTCACGGACATGCTCTCCAATCTCCAACACGAACGACTGGCGGGTATCCGGATCAACGAGTACGATTCTAGGCTCCACGACCTGGTCGATCAAAAACCATCTGCAGAGTGCGGCGGGATGCAGTGCGGGTTCCACCGAGCGGACAACGTCCTCTACCTTCCGAGCCCAGGTGGGCGTAACCTCCCTCCCGCGAAATATGGCCCGGGTTATGGCCCCATGATCGAGTTGGATCGATATGTTGGGCAACTGAATGGTGCTTTTCATCTGGCTTGACTTTCCAAGGCGGGAAATCGTGTTCGTTCAACGAAACGAAGGTTGAAGTCCGGATCTGCCGCCAACTCCAGCGCGGTGCAGCCTGAGGCAAGTACCGCGGCCTCCCGGCGCTTGTCCCGGTCAATAAGGGCCATGATCGCCCCTGCCCCGGCCAAATTGGCTCCGCTTGTGACCTCACCGCGACTGACCTTTGCCGACAGAAGATCGACGATCAGCCCGTTGGTCCAATTGAAGTGCGCGCCAAAGGCACCGGTAATGCAGGTATGGGGGACGTCTTCCAGACCATATTCTTCCAGGAGTTTTTCCATGCCGACCACCAGCGCCGACTTGGCCAGCTGAAAGGCCCGCACGTCCAACAAGGTCAGGGTGATATCCCGGCCGGTGCCACTTTCCGCGGCAGGCACCAGCACGTATGCCTGGGGAAATCCCTGGTCGTCACAGATTACGCCTTCTGCCTCCGCATTCAACCGACCCGATTCCTGCAACACCCCAACCTGACGCAGCCCGGCAACCGCATCGATAAGTCCGGAGCCGCAGATTCCCAGGGGCAGGGCGCCATTTTCCGCACCGAGATGGTGCAACAGCAGACGGTTGTGGGTTTGATCCACCTCTACCTTGTCGATCGCACCGGCCACGGCCCGCATGCCGCAAGAAATGGCCGCGCCTTCCAAGGCCGGACCGGTCGCACAGCTGGTGGCCACCAATTTCTCGCCGCAACCGAGGATGAGCTCGCCATTGGTGCCAATGTCAATGATGAGCCTCGGCTCTGCGCAATGCATCAACGTTCCGCCCAGGGCGGCGGCAACGCTGTCTCCACCGAGAAAACCCGAGATAACCGGGAAAATATGCACAGTGGTCATTTTCCCAAAGGAAAAGCCGAGACTTTGCGCGGAAAGATTTTGGGCAGATAGGATCTGGGGAAGATAGGGCGACCTCCCCAGCGATTCCGGCGAGTCACCGGCAAAGATGGTCTGCATGGTGGTATTGCCCACAACCACCAACTCGTCGAGCTCAGCATCCGCAAGACCGCAGTCGGCCAGGCAGAGACCGGCCAGCTGTTCAAGGGCAGCGACCACGGTCCTCTGCATCTCCTTGAGCACCCCTTCATCGCCAACAGTTCTGCTGATCCGGCTGATGACATCATCGCCATATTTACGCTGAGGATTGAACATCGCCCGCGAGGCAAGCAGTTCTCCGGTCTGCAGATCACAGAGGTAGCCGGCAATGGTTGTGGTGCCGAGATCAACCGCCATTCCCAGACTGCGGCTGGCCTGGTCGCCCGGGAGAACAGCACGTACACCCAGCTGTTCGTGAACAACCAGGGTCACACCGTGCTGGGCAATCTGTTCCGGAGAGTCTGCAAGCAAACGAACGAGTTGCACTCCTGCCTCATCTGCTGGAAATTCGGGCCACTGGGGCAATCGCTCCAGGATACACTGATACAGTCCGCTCGCGGACAGGGGGGTGGACAGCCGGTCCGCGGCTATAAAAAAACGACGGACGGTCGGGTCGGGGGTGCAGGTCGGAGCATCTATCTTCTTTCCCTGGGGACGACTCTTCTCTTCAGCAAGATGGGGCACGGTTACTCGAGCTTCACCGGTGATCGTGGCCAGACAGGCCAACCGGTAGCCATTGCCGATCAAGTCCTTTCCCAGGCAGGACTGTTCTTCATCACTGACAGGCGACAGCCCATCACGATCAAGGGTAAGTACCCGGCATTTACCGCAAACACCAGCACCACCGCAATCGCTGCGTACTGAACTGTTGAGTTGCTGGAGGGCCTGAAGCACTGTAGTCCCCTGCTCAACAACCAGGGTGTGATTTTCAGGCTGCACTGTCAGATGACAGGATCTGCTCATGACTGTTCCTCGTTGGATACTGCACTGACGGGCTGAGCGGCTGGCCTGTGTCATCCTGTAAGACGGTGGCGCACTGCCGGACCGAACAGTCTCTCCAAAATTTCCTATTGTATTTCCGCCGAATTTCGACGGCCAGAACATCGATGGTCCCTCGTCGTCAAATTCCAGCAATAAGGTGCCGACCAAGCCTACGCATCACCACGGGCTCCGGCGAGGTACACCGCACACCGATCGCAGTGCAAGCCGCAGTATGCGCGCAATGCCCGCTTCGGCAATGGATTCGGACCAGCGGTCCTTCAATCTCAGACCGCTCTGGTCTTCTCCAAGGAGCATGACCAGAGCGGTCTCTTTGCCCAATTGAGTCGCTTGATTCGGCCTTATTACAGCTGGCTACAGGCCTTATCAAGGGCATCGGCAAGCAACTGCATATCGTCCTTGGTCGCACAGAGCGGCGGATTGATCCGCAGAATATTGCCATAGCGGCCGCCACGGCCGACAATCACACCGCTTTCGCGGCAGGATTCCTGGACCTTGGACGCATCTTCAGTGCCCGGCTCCTTGGTGGTCCGGTCTTTGACAAATTCGACCGCACGCATCAGGCCGCGACCGCGAAAATCGCCGATAACCTGGTATTTGTCCATCAGGCCGACCATCTGGGCCTCCAGGTGATCGCCGGCCTCGGTGACATTGGCCATGATATTGTCATCTTCAATCACCCGAAGGACTGCACGGCCTGCGGAACAGGAAACCGGATTGGAGCCGTAGGTGTTGAAGAATTTTCGTTCGGCCATGGCCTCGGCAACTTCACGTCTGGCCACAACTGCAGAGAGCGGGAAACCGTTGCCAATCCCCTTACCCATGACAACGATGTCCGGGGTCACGCCGTGGGCCATGAACTCCCACATGTTGGCGCCGGTCCGACCAAAGCCGGTCTGAACTTCATCGATGATGCAGACGCCACCAGCTGCACGTACGCGCTCAAAGGCACCGGCCAAGTAGCCATCAGGCATGGGGAAAACACCGCCGAATCCCTGAATGGACTCGATGATCATACCGGCAATGTCTCCAGGGGTCGAGGTGGCGATGGCCTCGTCGATCTCCTGCAGGTACTTGTCGGTTGCGTCTCCGTGCATTCCCCTATAGGTGTTGGGATTGCTCACGTGAACGACCCCGCCCCCAAGCGGCACCTTCTGACGGCAACTTTTGGTCCCGGTCAGTCCCATGGCTGCGAAGTGCAGGCCGTGATAGCTGTCGCGAAGAGCCAGCATATCATGGTTACCGGTGTAGAGTCTGGCCATCAACAGGGCCAGGTCATTGGCCTCGGATCCACTGTTGACGAAATGGGCAACCCACTCTTCTCCTTTAGGAAATGTGGAGGTCAACTCCTCGGCAAAATGGGCGGGGATGGCATTGAAGAAAGTCGTTGTGGAGTGGCACAACTGATCTATCTGTTTTTTGACTTCGGCGTTGACAAAAGGATGACAATGGCCGACGCTCACACAGAGATTCTGCGCCAGACAATCAAGGTACTTTTTGCCTTTCTCGTCAAAAACATACTGCATTTCGCCTTTTTTCAGGATAACCGGTTCATTAAAGGCGACAAAAGTACTCAACGACGGCGAC
Coding sequences within it:
- a CDS encoding sigma 54-interacting transcriptional regulator, translated to MVYVTEKKRASVDLVEQAATDEVTRLTKENEELRQKLEQLSSLLDNLPGMAYRCLNDANYSFEYASKGARDFLGFSTDKMVGVYSFRQFVPEEDQKRNSEILSRLTPENDGFDLVYRLPSAQGEYRWFHERGKALFSPEGEMVALDGLLTDITDQKNEEIALRRENTRLRFSIDERYKLGKIIGKSKPILSVYKRIVQAAGTKAPVIIHGESGTGKELAAQTIHDVSDRKDKPFIAVNCGAIPESLMESEFFGHVRGAFTGANTDREGHFMAANNGTLFLDEIGEMPLALQVKLLRVLDGGGFSPVGSSKVLQSNFRLISATNRDLGQMVRLGTMREDFYYRINTVPILMPPLRERLDDLPLLIDHFLDLYREETGERTQIPPHIIQKFEDHDWPGNVRELTNVIRRYLTLKEVSFTPFNSPSVPQENDATSPEISIVKSSFSVPVADDLAHFEKSMIIKALNLNQWNMGNTAKALGISRRTLQRRVNKYRIK
- a CDS encoding BCCT family transporter is translated as MKNVSPLESCEKGSGRMAFSKVVAKLPKSVAGPGTIGSFRRYLGDVDPVTFSATGALTLAVIVFGLVAPIQLDGVLSRLQKMITSNFNWYFLLSVSIYLGVCIYIAFSKYGDLKLGKADDKPEFSTFSWFTMLFSCGIGVGCAFWAVAEPVLHYMNTPYLAKSQTPQAMPIAIQISVMHWGLHAWAIFALVGLAIAFPAYRQSKPMTVSISLYGLFGEKIIGSPFGRFVEFLAAVATIVGVSTAFGLGVISINAGIKHIFGTGLGVVGMLVFMATLICCYIVSVMAGIEKGMKNLSTINVYIAAFLGGFILLMGQTSDLLNLMVQTTGSYINNFVYATFWTDFHDKTSWLGWWTVFYWIWWISWGPYCGGFVARISRGRTLREFILGVALVPTLVALVWFSVVGGSAQFAQINGVAPMAEALKADMGSGIYVLLSSLKHGDLMCYVVLVYLLIFLITSTDSASFFVAMQMARGSLNPSTMMKFFWGAFIGSLALVLLVSGGLQALQKAAIVAGAPFSVIIFLMVFSLFKLLRQAYTEEHGPRGV
- a CDS encoding aspartate aminotransferase family protein, which produces MNSYKPIVTDWEYEATLARRRRYMSPSLSTFVAFNEPVILKKGEMQYVFDEKGKKYLDCLAQNLCVSVGHCHPFVNAEVKKQIDQLCHSTTTFFNAIPAHFAEELTSTFPKGEEWVAHFVNSGSEANDLALLMARLYTGNHDMLALRDSYHGLHFAAMGLTGTKSCRQKVPLGGGVVHVSNPNTYRGMHGDATDKYLQEIDEAIATSTPGDIAGMIIESIQGFGGVFPMPDGYLAGAFERVRAAGGVCIIDEVQTGFGRTGANMWEFMAHGVTPDIVVMGKGIGNGFPLSAVVARREVAEAMAERKFFNTYGSNPVSCSAGRAVLRVIEDDNIMANVTEAGDHLEAQMVGLMDKYQVIGDFRGRGLMRAVEFVKDRTTKEPGTEDASKVQESCRESGVIVGRGGRYGNILRINPPLCATKDDMQLLADALDKACSQL
- a CDS encoding ASKHA domain-containing protein, whose protein sequence is MSRSCHLTVQPENHTLVVEQGTTVLQALQQLNSSVRSDCGGAGVCGKCRVLTLDRDGLSPVSDEEQSCLGKDLIGNGYRLACLATITGEARVTVPHLAEEKSRPQGKKIDAPTCTPDPTVRRFFIAADRLSTPLSASGLYQCILERLPQWPEFPADEAGVQLVRLLADSPEQIAQHGVTLVVHEQLGVRAVLPGDQASRSLGMAVDLGTTTIAGYLCDLQTGELLASRAMFNPQRKYGDDVISRISRTVGDEGVLKEMQRTVVAALEQLAGLCLADCGLADAELDELVVVGNTTMQTIFAGDSPESLGRSPYLPQILSAQNLSAQSLGFSFGKMTTVHIFPVISGFLGGDSVAAALGGTLMHCAEPRLIIDIGTNGELILGCGEKLVATSCATGPALEGAAISCGMRAVAGAIDKVEVDQTHNRLLLHHLGAENGALPLGICGSGLIDAVAGLRQVGVLQESGRLNAEAEGVICDDQGFPQAYVLVPAAESGTGRDITLTLLDVRAFQLAKSALVVGMEKLLEEYGLEDVPHTCITGAFGAHFNWTNGLIVDLLSAKVSRGEVTSGANLAGAGAIMALIDRDKRREAAVLASGCTALELAADPDFNLRFVERTRFPALESQAR
- a CDS encoding BCCT family transporter; this encodes MDPVIFWSTGAIPLAAVLFGLFSPVKFDAVLSNLQKVITTHFNWDFMLSVAIYLVVCIYIAFSKYGDLKLGKAEDKPEFSYFSWIAMLFSCGVGVGYAFWAVGEPVMHYMNTPYLAQSQTPDAMPVAIEIGVMHWGLHAWAIFALVGLAIAFPAYRQGKPMNVSISLYGLFGDKIIGSPFGRFVEFLAAFATIAGVSTALGLGIISINAGIKHIFGTGLDTTGMSVFMVFLIICYILSAVSGIEKGIKNLSNINVFIAFLWGGFVLVMGPTSDLLNLMVQTTGSYINNFVYQTFWIDFNAKTPWLGRWTVFYWIWWISWGPFCGGFVARISKGRTLREFILGVALVPTLVALVWFSVIGGAAQFAQINGTAPMAEALKADMGSGIYVLLSSFQFGDIMGYVVFINLLIFLITSADSASFFVAMQMARGSMNPSTLMKLIWGAFIGSLALVLLISGGLQALQKAAIIAGAPFSVIIFLMIFSLFKMLKRAYAEENSPTGM